CAACCGCCGCCCGCTGAAAACGGCGATGGCCGCCAAGCGTGCGTTTGGTTGGAACTAAACCAGCGTCGCCCCAACGCCGCACCGTCGAGGGTGCTGCACCAAGTAAATCGCTGGCCTCACTCAACGAAAGCCATTCTGGGTCGATGTCGATACTTAATTCTGTCATGAATCTATAAATTCTACCAAATCTACCACTAGAAATCTATCACTGGTATTGTATCTAAAAGCTGCTAGAGTGTCTAGTTGACAAAACACACAATTAACGACACGTCACAATTGCTAACAACTGTTGTAACGTTTGCTATAGCCCAACGTACCGCCCTAAAGTACTAGCAGCGCTTATAAATTTGGCATATTGTCGATTTGGCGTGGCTGCTGGTATAATGCCAGCTTGTAGAGGAGAGCTTGCTCTCCCCAAATATTTAACTGAATGAGTGAGGCAACGTATGCAACGAACCGTTCGCATGGGCTTGCTATTGTTGTTGGCTTTTGGATTAATGCCCTTGATTCAACGCCCAGCGCAGGCAGCAACCCTCGATGATCAGATTATTGCCGATGAAATTCTGGTAACGTTTAATGATGGCTATCGTGTCAGTGCGAATGGGGCATTCTTTGAAGGTTCTAAGGCATTGAAAAATGGGCTAGGCATTGGGCCATTGGTCTCAACTCAAATGCTTGATGGCGCTGGTCAAGTGGCAATGCTGAAACTCCCCGCAGGCGCAAATGGCGATGCCAAAATTGCCCAATTGCTCAAAAATCCAGCAGTGCGCTACGCCGAATACAACGCTGTGCGTGAGATTTTGGTCGATCCCAATGATGAATATTACTCAGAACAATGGGGTTTGCCCAAAATTGGCGCTAATGCTGCTTGGGATATAACCCAAGGTAACGGCTTGGTGATTGCAATTATCGATACTGGTGTTTCACCAACCCACCCTGATTTAGCTGGTCATGTGTTGCCTGGCTATAACGCCCTGCAAAATAACAGCAATAGCCAAGATGATCAAGGTCACGGCACGGCCATGGCCGGGATTGCCGCCGCCCTAACCAATAATGGTCAAGGTGTCGCTGGGGTTTGCTGGAATTGTCAGATCTTGCCAGTCAAAGTGCTGAACAGCCGTGGTCAAGGCACATCGGCAGATATTGTTGAAGGCATGTATTGGGCTGCTGATAATGGCGCACGCATCATTAGTATGAGTTTGGGTGGCCCACGTGGCACGCAAGCCGAACAAGATGCAGTCAATTACATTTATAGCAAAAATATTCCACTGTTTGCCTCATCTGGCAATTCAGGCGATGAAGGCAACCCTCGGATGTATCCAGCCGCCTTTGATCATGTGATTGCGGTTGGAGCCACGTCAATCGACGATCGGATTGCAAGCTTCTCATCATATGGCGATTATGTTGATATTGCTGCTCCAGGCGTAGATATTGTGACGACTGGTTGGGATCGTGGTGATGGCTATGAAATTGGTAGCGGCACATCGCCAGCCTGTCCGTTTGTGGCTGCCACGGCGGCCTTGGCGTTGAGCGTTTGGCCTGAACTTTCAGTCGATCAAATTGAAAAGTTGATTACTGGTAGTGCTGTTGATATTATGACTCCCGGCAAGGATGTCTATAGTGGTTTTGGCCGACTGGATACCTACAAGACAGTCCAAAATGCTGTTTTGCGGACGATTCCTGGCGAACCCCAACCGCAACCACCAGCACCACCAGCACCGCAACCACCAACTCCACAACCACAACCAGGTAACCCTGCGTTTGTGCCTGTGGGAGCGCCACCATTGCCAGCACCGGTCGGTGAAGTCTACTTCCCCGAAACTGGCCATAACTTGCGTGGCGAGTTCAAAAACTACTGGGATCGTAACGGCGGCTTGGCGGTTTTTGGCTTCCCAATTAGCGAAGAATTTACCGAACAAACTCCTGAAGGTTCATTTACAGTCCAATACTTCGAACGCCAACGCTTTGAGTTTCACCCTGAAAAAGCTGCACCTTATAATGTGTTACTTGGTCGCTTAGGTGATGCAGTGCTGCGGGATCGCGGCGACGATTGGGCCAACTTCCCCAAAACTGGACCCGCAGACGGTTGTCTGTATTTTGAGCAAACCCAGCACAAAATTTGTGGCGAGTTCCGCAAATATTGGGAAAACAATGGGCTAAATGATCCTGCCTTGAGCAAATATGATCGTAGCCTACAATTGTTTGGTTTGCCCTTATCTGAGCCAACCACCGAAACCAATCGTGATGGGGCAACCGTCACGACCCAATGGTTTGAACGTGGACGCTTTGAATATCACGAAGGTCAGGGCGTGCTGTTAGGATTGCTGGCCAAAGAATATGCCAACAATCGCAATTGGCGCTAAACTAGTTTAGAATGGCTGAAGCCAGCTTGGCTCTTGGGCTGGCTTCAGTATCACATAGATGGGGAAACGCCGCTCGATTCGGTTGCGAGAGAACAACCAGCGTGGTACACAAGTTGATGAAGAGACGCGTTGATAGGTTTTAGGCTGCTGAGAGCAGCATCTTTGGAGGACATTGTGGTTTTACGTCGGATTTTAGGGATCGTTACTACGGTCATCGCTGTAGTCAGTTTAGCTGTCCAACCTCGTTCAACTGCCGCCGCCGAACCAATCAAACTTGACACCCAATGCTTTGATGTACCTGGAATCACCAATTGTTTAGATGATACATTTTTGACCTATTGGCGCTCCAATGGTGGTTTGCCTGTTTTTGGCTACCCCATCACTGCGGCTGCCAATGAAGTTAACCCCGATACCCAGCAAAACTACTTGACCCAATGGCTTGAACGCAATCGTTTTGAGCTGCACCCCGAAAATGCAGGCACGCCTTACGAAGTCTTGTTGGGCTTGTTGGGTAAAGAACGCCTAAGCCAACTTGGCCGCGAGATCGAGCCACGCGAAGCTGGCCCAGTTGATGGCTGTTTGTGGTTTGAACAAACTGGACACAACGTCTGTGATCAAGCAGGCAATTTGGGGTTCAAGAGCTATTGGCAATCGCATGGCTTGAAAATTGATGGTTTGGACAACTATGCTCGTTCATTACAATTGTTTGGATTGCCTTTAACCAGCGCTAAGAGCGAAACCAACGCGAACGGCGATACGGTTGTTACCCAATGGTTTGAACGTGCTCGGCTCGAATGGCATCCTAGCAACCCCGATGAATTTAAGGTGCTTTTGGGCTTGTTGGGCAAAGAAATTATCGATGGCCGTAGCCAACCAACGCCACCAACGCCACCAACTGACCCTTGTGCTGCAACCCCAAATTCAGTTTCAGCCCGAATCAACCCAGCTAAATGTGGCCCAGCCGGCACGACCTTTACCTTCGATCTGTATGGATTCCAAGCTAATGAAGAAGTTGGCTTTTGGATCTCCGATCCCAATGGCATCAATATTGGGACGGCTGACACCTTAAATATTGGCCCAAGTGGCGAATTGATCGGCGTTCCATTCCGCACGACTGGTTTCTACCCTGGCACATGGCAATTTACCATGCAAGGCTCAACCAGCGGCCATACGGCAATCATCTATTTTACGATTATCCAATAGGTTTACTAACGAACTCAATTGGTTGATTACCACAACCCAGCGTGTGCCAATACGCTGGGTTTTTGTTATGATTAGGCTATCCCATTATTTTGATGCTGTTTGCAGCATGTTTGGAGGAAATTGTGAGTGTGATCCGTCGAATGCTTGGTTTGGCGACTGCAACCCTTGCAGTGGCCGCCTTGGTTGTTCAGCCACGCCCAACCGCCGCCGCTGAGCCAATCATCTTAGAAACCCAATGTTTTGATGTGCCTGGAATTGTCGAATGTTTGGACGACGATTTCTTGAGCTATTGGCGCAATAACGGGGGCTTGCCAGTGTTCGGCTATCCGATTACTGAAGCTGCTGACCAATATAACGTTGATAGCGATGGTTTTTATTGGACCCAATGGCTCGAACGCAATCGTTTTGAATTGCACCCCGAAAATGCTGGCACGCCCTACGAAGTGTTATTGGGCTTATTGGGCAAAGAACGCCTAAGCCAACTTGGTCGCGAGATCGAGCCACGCGAAGCTGGCCCAGTTGAAGGGTGTTTATGGTTTGAACAAACTGGCCATAATGTTTGTAATCAAGCAGGCAATTTGGGTTTCAAGAGCTATTGGCAATCGCATGGTTTGAAAATTGAGGGCTTAGATACCTATGCCCGTTCATTGCAATTATTTGGTTTGCCCTTAACCAGTGCCCAAACTGAAACCAATGCCAATGGCGATACCGTGGTTACCCAATGGTTTGAACGTGCCCGCCTCGAATGGCATCCAAACAATCCTGATGAATTTAAGGTGCTTTTGGGCTTGCTCGGCAAAGAAATTCTGGATGATGTCAGCGAACCACTGCCACCAGCCGAACAATGTGCCCAAACTCCCGATCCAGTGTCGGCGAATATTCGGCCCACCAAATGCCCCCAAGTTGGCACGGTTGTTTTCTTCGATTTCTATGGCTTCCAGCCAAACGAAGAAGTTATTTTGTGGGTCGTTGATCCTGCGGGCGAAGTTTATAAATTCGATGACGGCGATAGAATTGGAGCCAGTGGCTCGATTGAGAACGCTGAATGGCCAACGGCTGGTTCAGAAACGGGCTTGTGGCTGATCTCGCTGGAAGGCAAGAGCAGCAAGCACATTGCTGATGTGTATTTTACTGTAATGCCCTAACTCAACTGTTTCTATCATGGCCCCACAGCTTCCTAAATGCTGTGGGGCTTTTTGTGGTTTAGGGGTAGTACCAAGGTAGTCTAGCGCTAGAGGCATATTCCTGTTAGGCTATCGGCCATTGGTGTATGGCAATTGTTGGTTTGCTCAAGCATTGCTCTCCACATCGCTCCTACTTGAGTACTATTAATGGCTTGTTAATCGGTTAACCATCCTACGGCTTGAGATCTGCGTAGAAACTGGCAGCGGTAGCTAAATCGACAGCGGAATGAGAGGTTTTGGCAGCTTTTTCGCTAGGTTTGGCATGCGTCACATGCTACACTTCAGCCGTCTACAACATGCCGATCCATTTTTGGCGACAGAGGAGCTTCGTTCTTATGAAAGCAAAAAATAGCCGTTTACAAGGATTCTACCAACTTTCGCCGCTCGATCGTTTGCAAGCCGTGGGGGCTTTCGATGGCTTGAATAACGATGATTTGCGAGCGTTACATGGCGCTGGCAGTTTAACCATCGAACGCGCCGATAAAATGATTGAAAATGTAGTTGGAACCTATAGCTTACCCTTAGGGATTGCCACCAACTTTCAAATTAATGGCAAAGATACTTTGATTCCGATGGTTGTTGAAGAACCATCAATCGTGGCTGGGGCTTCGTTTGCCGCGAAATTGGCTCGCGAAGGTGGCGGTTTTACCACCAGTAGCACCGAATCGTTGATGATTGGTCAAATTCAACTCGTTCATATTGCCGATCACGCCGCTGCTAGCGAGATTATTCTGCGCAATAAAGCTGATTTGTTGGCAATTGCCAATCGCCAAAGCACCTCGTTGGTGGCCTTGGGCGGCGGTGCCAAAGATGTTGAAGTGCATTCGTTCCCTGCTAGCCCGATGGGGCCGATGTTGGTGGTGCACTTAATCGTTGATTGTTTGGATGCGATGGGTGCCAACGCGATCAACGCTATGGCTGAGGCAGTGGCCCCACGACTTGAAGCATTAACTGGTGGTCGTGCCTACTTGCGGATTCTCTCGAACTTGAGCGATCGGCGTTTGGCGACGGCCCGTTGTGTTATTCCAGCCCGCGCTTTAGATCGATCAGATTTGCGGGGTGAGGATGTGATCGAGGGGATTTTATGGGCCTATGCCTTTGCTGCCGTTGATCCCTATCGCGCGGCCACCCACAATAAAGGTATTTTGAACGGGATCGATCCGGTGTTGCTGGCAACAGGTCAAGATTGGCGGGCAATTGAATCGGGGGCGCATGCCTACGCTGCTCGTGATGGCCGCTATACCTCGTTGACCACTTGGGAACAGGATGCTGAAGGCAATTTGGTTGGCACATTGACCATGCCATTAGCAGTTGGAATTGTGGGTGGCGCAGTTAAGGTGCATCCAACGGCGGCGGCGGCTTTGAAGTTGTTGAATGTTAGTTCAGCCCGCGAATTGGCTGAAGTCTGTGTCTGTGCTGGTTTGGCCTCAAACTTAGCGGCGATGCGAGCTTTGGCAACCGAAGGCATTCAACGTGGCCATATGAGCTTGCATGCACGCCAAATTGCCATGAGTGCGGGTGCAGCACCCGCCTTGGTCGAAGAAGTTGCTGAGCGTTTGATTGCTGAACGTTGCATCAAGCCAGCTCGTGCTGCCGAAATTGTGCGCGAAATGCACGATATGTTTGCATTGCAACGGATTGAGGTTGGGGTTCCCTGCTAAATAAACCTGCTCCTTAAGCCAAAAGGCCAGCACCTCGTAGACAAGGTGCTGGCCAAATTGTTTAACCTTACAAGTGTTTTTAACCTTCAACCAGCGTAGTTTGGGCTTGGCGAAAGCGTCCAATTGCCCGATACTTGGCATAACGTTGTTCAAGCAATTGATCGATTGTTAGCTCGCTCAGGGCCGTAATTTGCTCACGCAGTGCGCTAGCAACTGCTTGCAAAATCACTGGTACATCCATATGCGCCCCACCCTCTGGCTCGGGAATAATGGTATCGGCAATGCCAAAACTGTGGAGATCTTGGGCCGTGATTTTCATGGCTTTGGCCGCTTCCGAGGCTTTGCTCGAATCGCGCCAGAGAATTGCGGCGCTGGCTTCGGGCGAGGCCACCGAATAAACAGCATGTTCAAGCATCAACAAACGGTCAGCAACCCCGATCGCCAAAGCACCCCCAGAGCCGCCTTCGCCGATCACGGTCGCAATAATTGGCACTGGCAAATCGGCCATGACCAATAAATTACGGGCGATGGCTTCGGCTTGACCACGTTCTTCGGCGGCCATGCTTGGGTGAGCGCCAGCAGTATCAATTAACGTCAAAATCGGCATGTTGAATTTTTTGGCATGCTCCATCACCCGCAGAGCCTTGCGATAGCCTTCGGGGTGCGGTGAGCCGAAATTACGGCGAACATTCTCTTTGGTGTCGCTGCCCTTTTGATGGCCGATGATCGCCACACTGCGGCCATCGATTTTGCTTATACCACAGACCAGCGCCTGATCATCGCCATGATGACGATCACCACGGAGTTCAAAAAAATCTTCACACAGCACCCGAATATAATCAAGGGTGCGTGGGCGTTGGGGATTACGGGCGATTTGCACCTTATCCCAAGGCAATAACTCAGTTAACGTTGTCACGTTTTGACCTCTGCGTGGGGCTTATTGGTGGCCCGCTACGACATGTTCGCGATGATCAGCCGATGATGTGGGGCGTTGATACAGGCGTAACAAACGCCCGATGGTTGCCCGCATGTCCGAGCGTGGCACAACTGCATCGATCATGCCATGTTCAAGGAAAAATTCTGCGGTTTGGAAGTTTGGTGGCAATTTTTGGCGAATCGTTTGCTCGATCACCCGTCGCCCTGCAAAGCCAATATTCGCGCCAGGCTCGGCCAAAATAATATCGGCAACCGAGGCATACGAGGCTGAAACCCCGCCATAGCAAGGGTCAACCAAGAGCGAAATATGCGGCTGGCGCACCCGAGCCAAACGGGTGAGTGCAACCGAAACTTTGGCCATTTGCATCAGGGCAAAAATGCCTTCGTGCATGCGAGCGCCGCCTGAAGCGTTGATCGTTAGCACAGGCACGCCACGATCGGCAGCTCGTTCGACAGCACGCGTCACTTTTTCGCCAAAGACGCTGCCCATCGAACCGCCCATAAATTCAAAGTTACAGGCTGCGATTTCAAATGGCAAGCCTTCGATGCTGGCGCTACCGCTCATCACAACATCGTTGGTGCCAGTGCGTTCGCTGGTGGCAGCTAATTTGGCTTCGTAGTTATCTTTGGGGCTAACAAAGCCCAAAATGTCGATCCCTTGCAGATCGGCATCATATTCGACGAATGAATCAGGATCAGCCAAGACTTCGATCCATTCGCGTGAGCTAATCCGTGAGTGATAGCTACATTTTGGACAGACTTTTAAGGCATCATTGAATTGTTTTTGATAGGTCAATTCGCCACAATTGGCGCATTTGGCCCAAACATTATCTGGTATTTGTTGCTCACGCCGCGAAGACGTGAAGGGTAACGGCGCACGCCGAAAAAAATCTTTCAAGTCGGAACCTCCACGGTCATTTTTGAGCCGTATTGGGATTATAGCATAGCACGCAGTGCGTCATAGACGGCTATTTTTGAACCATTTCAGCTTTTCCCATGGCGCTAAAAAGATCCCAACAGTTAGCCCTAATGGGCCTAATGGTAAATAAAGGCCCCATAGTACTCGAATAACCTGATGATTCCAGCCAACAATCTGCTTGACCAGCACGGGGTTTTGCGATTCAAAAAAACATGTTTCAGGACTATGACGGCCACCAGCGCTATAGCGACTGCCCTCAAAATGCTGGGCTTGGGCATAGACTTGGCAAATCCGCTCGAAATAATAATATTTCATCAAGAGTGCTGGCCCAATAAGTAGACTTAGGAATAGCCCAATAAACAAGCCCAACCGTACAATAACTGTGCGTTGCTGTCGATAGCGCATCGCTTTTCCTTTCTTGAAAGTTTAGCTAACAGACGGAGCATGATTTATGACGTTAAGCGTCCCTCACCCCGACCCCTCGCCCACTGCGGCGGGCGAGGGGCGTTCCACCCGTCATGATTGTATATTTCCCCCTCGCCTCGCTGGGCGGGAGAGGGGGCTAGGGGGTGAGGGCATGCAAATAGATGGTGCATCCCACCCAATCATTGTTCACAACCTACCCTGGAAATGTTAGGGGGTGAGGGCATATACATGATTGCTAGATCAATGCACTATTACAGACGGCGCATGGTTGGGCGATCTTACTTGGGCCAAAACTTTACTTAATTTAACATAACTGTTAACAATTCAATCGCAATTGATTAAACCAAGCAGCCTAGGCTAGCCCTGTGACCCATCATCACCAGAGGAGCCAACGCTATGACGCTTGCAACGATCAGCAGCACGACCCCACGTTTAACGGTTAAGTGTGCCACGACGAGCGCCGAAATTGAGCAAGCCCTGCGCTTGCGCTATCGCGTTTTTGTTGAAGAAGCCAATAACTCGCGACTTTGGAACGACCATGGGCTTGAATATGATGTGTTTGATCAATGGTGCGACCATCTCTTAGTCATCGACCAAAATTGTGATCAGGTGGTTGGCACCTATCGTTTGTTGCCTGGTGAGCGGGCCTTGGCGCATCAAGGTTTTTATTCGCAAACCGAATTTGATCTTTCAAAATTTAGCCATTTAGCCAATGCCTTGGAGCTTGGGCGCAGTTGTATCGCCGCCGATTATCGCGGCACTCGCGCCATTCAAATGCTTTGGGGCGGAATTGCCAACTACCTCGCTGAGCGCCCGCATAGCCATTTGATTGGCTGTGCCAGCATGAACCACGATGAATTGCCTGATGTGAGTGCCTTATATAGCATGCTGCGCCAGCATAACGTGATTACTGATCGCTATCATGTGCAGCCTTTAGCCAGCCATCGCCTGGCCGATTTGCGCTGTTTGCCGATGACCTGTAGCGAGCGCGAAATGGTGCGGCGCTTGCCACCATTAATTAAAGGCTATCGCTGGATGGGTGCAGAACTAGCGGGCGAGCCAGCTTATGATCCCTTATTCCATACCACCGATTTTTTTGTGGTATTTGAAACCAGCCAAATGACTAAGCGCTATCAACGTCATTTTGCCAGTTCGTATCAAGCGACAGCCTGAGGTGGTTATGTATCAATTGCTGGCGCATTTGACTGCCCACCCCCAACGTTTGGCACGAGTACGGCGTTTTGGTGGTTGGTTGCCACAACAACTGATTATTGCCTTGACATGGCCATTAGCCTTGGGTTTGTATTGGGGCGTGCCGCGTTTGCGTCGCCATTTGCAGCGCAACTTGGTGTATGTGCTGATCGATGGCGCGTGGCTGTGGCGCACGGGAATTTGTATGCGCTATCTGCAACATCTGCTGTTATTGCTGTATGAAGTGATGATCGGGATTGATCGCTTGGCGACTGAGCAGGTGGTGCTTGAAGGCACTGAGCATATTGAAGCTGCTTTAGCCCAAGGGCGCGGCGTGATTCTCTATACGCCACATCAAGGCAATTTCTTCTATAGCTATTGGCGTTTGGCCCAACACTACAATTGTTTGACGGTTGGTACGGCGGGCAGCCCTGAATTGCGGCCACTCTACGAGCATTTCAATCGATTGGGCTGTGCTGGTTTTGATTATGATGCAACCTCGCCACGTGAGTTAATTCGGGGTTTGCGCCAGCATCTCAAAGCTAATGGAGTAGTCTTTTTGCTGGGCGATTTTTGGCGACCGAATTTTCCTGAGGCCAGCTTTTTTGGCTTGCAATCGCGGACACCCCAAGGTGCGGCAACTTTTGCATTAGAAGATAATGTGCCGATTGTGCCGTGTTACAGTGTGCGTGAAGGGAAACGCCATCGCCTCATTTGCGAAGAGGCCATCCATTTGGGGCGAAGTTTTAGCCGTCAACAACGCCGCGAGGCCACCGACGAACTCAATGAGTGGATGGCCTCAGTGATTAGCGATAATCCTAGTCAATGGCTGTATTGGTTCAATTGCCAAGAGCGTTGGGAAGGTCACGACTTGCGTTTGCAAGAGCAAAGCGTCGGCCAAGTGCTGCATGCCTAGCGCAAAATATAGTAGGTCGCACGTTTTTGGCCGATCTTCAAAATCAAGCCCCGATCAACCAAATCTGAGAGATCGCGCCGAATCGTTTCGGGCGAAACATCGGGGCTGAGGTCTTGGAGATCGCGGTTGGTAATTCGGCGATTTTCAGTTAAAAACACCAAGGCTCCGATTTGGCGTTCGTTCAAGCCCAAGGCTTCCCATTTGGCAGTGTCAATGGTGGAATTACTGGCGACATTCATGCCTTTGTTGCGCAGGGTTACCAAAAATCCTGCGGCAGTTTCGCGGAATTCGGGTGGCGGCAAGCCCGCATCGGCCATTTGGCGCTGCATGCGGTCGATGCCATAGCCGAGCCGTTCGATCAAGCCCAAATCGGCCAGCACTTGCACCAACGTTTCGTTGCGGCTAAACCGCTCAGCAGCGATATTATCGATCGTGACGTGGCCTGGCAAGCGGCCTGGGCTATAGACTTCCAGCCGATCAACAAACATGGCAATGCGAATGCCCTCGCCACGCACGGTGTAATCGCGGTGGGCCACAGCATTAACCAAGGCTTCGCGCACAGCGGCTGGTGGATATTCGGTCCAATCTTCGCGTTCGAGGCCAACCATGCGTGAGCCACGCCGCATATGTTCGCCCAGCCAAAGCTCGGCCCGCCGCACTTGGTCGGGCAACGTTGTGCGAATATCGACCCGCTCAAATTCATCGCTCATCTCGTTGCCAGTGTAACGCACCAAAGTCAATTC
This portion of the Herpetosiphon gulosus genome encodes:
- a CDS encoding ATP-binding protein, translated to MLEQLLENGESEMLACFRERFRPEDLAETLVAFANGGGGSAVIGISGRVRPKVEGVQDIQAAEEAALEAALACTPPLVLPLPQQITNNQQTVLLIEVPPGLPNVYSLHGKYLRREGPSNAPIPPNALRQLLIERGEVGWERVRPENVTMGDLSEMKIQSYVARIGPPADVDPLGWLYRRGCLTRDAQANYQPTNAGMLLFSITTERDYPQCELTLVRYTGNEMSDEFERVDIRTTLPDQVRRAELWLGEHMRRGSRMVGLEREDWTEYPPAAVREALVNAVAHRDYTVRGEGIRIAMFVDRLEVYSPGRLPGHVTIDNIAAERFSRNETLVQVLADLGLIERLGYGIDRMQRQMADAGLPPPEFRETAAGFLVTLRNKGMNVASNSTIDTAKWEALGLNERQIGALVFLTENRRITNRDLQDLSPDVSPETIRRDLSDLVDRGLILKIGQKRATYYILR
- a CDS encoding acetyl-CoA carboxylase carboxyltransferase subunit alpha; this translates as MTTLTELLPWDKVQIARNPQRPRTLDYIRVLCEDFFELRGDRHHGDDQALVCGISKIDGRSVAIIGHQKGSDTKENVRRNFGSPHPEGYRKALRVMEHAKKFNMPILTLIDTAGAHPSMAAEERGQAEAIARNLLVMADLPVPIIATVIGEGGSGGALAIGVADRLLMLEHAVYSVASPEASAAILWRDSSKASEAAKAMKITAQDLHSFGIADTIIPEPEGGAHMDVPVILQAVASALREQITALSELTIDQLLEQRYAKYRAIGRFRQAQTTLVEG
- a CDS encoding S8 family peptidase, producing the protein MQRTVRMGLLLLLAFGLMPLIQRPAQAATLDDQIIADEILVTFNDGYRVSANGAFFEGSKALKNGLGIGPLVSTQMLDGAGQVAMLKLPAGANGDAKIAQLLKNPAVRYAEYNAVREILVDPNDEYYSEQWGLPKIGANAAWDITQGNGLVIAIIDTGVSPTHPDLAGHVLPGYNALQNNSNSQDDQGHGTAMAGIAAALTNNGQGVAGVCWNCQILPVKVLNSRGQGTSADIVEGMYWAADNGARIISMSLGGPRGTQAEQDAVNYIYSKNIPLFASSGNSGDEGNPRMYPAAFDHVIAVGATSIDDRIASFSSYGDYVDIAAPGVDIVTTGWDRGDGYEIGSGTSPACPFVAATAALALSVWPELSVDQIEKLITGSAVDIMTPGKDVYSGFGRLDTYKTVQNAVLRTIPGEPQPQPPAPPAPQPPTPQPQPGNPAFVPVGAPPLPAPVGEVYFPETGHNLRGEFKNYWDRNGGLAVFGFPISEEFTEQTPEGSFTVQYFERQRFEFHPEKAAPYNVLLGRLGDAVLRDRGDDWANFPKTGPADGCLYFEQTQHKICGEFRKYWENNGLNDPALSKYDRSLQLFGLPLSEPTTETNRDGATVTTQWFERGRFEYHEGQGVLLGLLAKEYANNRNWR
- the accD gene encoding acetyl-CoA carboxylase, carboxyltransferase subunit beta, which produces MKDFFRRAPLPFTSSRREQQIPDNVWAKCANCGELTYQKQFNDALKVCPKCSYHSRISSREWIEVLADPDSFVEYDADLQGIDILGFVSPKDNYEAKLAATSERTGTNDVVMSGSASIEGLPFEIAACNFEFMGGSMGSVFGEKVTRAVERAADRGVPVLTINASGGARMHEGIFALMQMAKVSVALTRLARVRQPHISLLVDPCYGGVSASYASVADIILAEPGANIGFAGRRVIEQTIRQKLPPNFQTAEFFLEHGMIDAVVPRSDMRATIGRLLRLYQRPTSSADHREHVVAGHQ
- a CDS encoding hydroxymethylglutaryl-CoA reductase, degradative codes for the protein MKAKNSRLQGFYQLSPLDRLQAVGAFDGLNNDDLRALHGAGSLTIERADKMIENVVGTYSLPLGIATNFQINGKDTLIPMVVEEPSIVAGASFAAKLAREGGGFTTSSTESLMIGQIQLVHIADHAAASEIILRNKADLLAIANRQSTSLVALGGGAKDVEVHSFPASPMGPMLVVHLIVDCLDAMGANAINAMAEAVAPRLEALTGGRAYLRILSNLSDRRLATARCVIPARALDRSDLRGEDVIEGILWAYAFAAVDPYRAATHNKGILNGIDPVLLATGQDWRAIESGAHAYAARDGRYTSLTTWEQDAEGNLVGTLTMPLAVGIVGGAVKVHPTAAAALKLLNVSSARELAEVCVCAGLASNLAAMRALATEGIQRGHMSLHARQIAMSAGAAPALVEEVAERLIAERCIKPARAAEIVREMHDMFALQRIEVGVPC
- a CDS encoding GNAT family N-acyltransferase, with the protein product MTLATISSTTPRLTVKCATTSAEIEQALRLRYRVFVEEANNSRLWNDHGLEYDVFDQWCDHLLVIDQNCDQVVGTYRLLPGERALAHQGFYSQTEFDLSKFSHLANALELGRSCIAADYRGTRAIQMLWGGIANYLAERPHSHLIGCASMNHDELPDVSALYSMLRQHNVITDRYHVQPLASHRLADLRCLPMTCSEREMVRRLPPLIKGYRWMGAELAGEPAYDPLFHTTDFFVVFETSQMTKRYQRHFASSYQATA
- a CDS encoding lysophospholipid acyltransferase family protein, with protein sequence MYQLLAHLTAHPQRLARVRRFGGWLPQQLIIALTWPLALGLYWGVPRLRRHLQRNLVYVLIDGAWLWRTGICMRYLQHLLLLLYEVMIGIDRLATEQVVLEGTEHIEAALAQGRGVILYTPHQGNFFYSYWRLAQHYNCLTVGTAGSPELRPLYEHFNRLGCAGFDYDATSPRELIRGLRQHLKANGVVFLLGDFWRPNFPEASFFGLQSRTPQGAATFALEDNVPIVPCYSVREGKRHRLICEEAIHLGRSFSRQQRREATDELNEWMASVISDNPSQWLYWFNCQERWEGHDLRLQEQSVGQVLHA